From SAR202 cluster bacterium, the proteins below share one genomic window:
- a CDS encoding M28 family peptidase produces MTSLDWPKIDRWIMGESWVGSRLSEYLVELTDGIGARWAGTEGDIRAAHYIRALMESFGLYARLEEFELDTWDHGACSATLVPLPAPRERSARLGAPGEGSPGFVSPSTGEMSPPWATERVTPPAFVPFPQGPRSDRGGPKGEGVSEVPQSVTVLPMLNCPPLDLKAPLIDVGFGMPHELDPIRDKLRGAVAVMNMGLEPFSTPRTVADRILDLAEAKCAAVIAVDGRSGGRIEYDRATDKRRAERAGLILPHPAPTIQTHKEGGIAFRRAARAGQSVHIRVESRSFKASCWNTVADLRGSKWPDETLIISAHHDTYPNSPGAVDNGSGSVVVMDVARTLGAMQRELGISPGRTIRFCTFSGEEQNHQGSAAYVRRHYPAPSSFTPSKGEMSPPAPLVSPPQGEMSPLRATERVSSETPPRFVINLDEVAAGPIKGLALQFPHLRPLMQKTLDELGEGLKAHVMPMLDHTNDGFSFARSAIPYAILWRWRFVGRHPDADFRAEPWDTADKVRIRELKEYGAYLARILLRLSHVPPESWPPNPVTVAQVEAQIKQEIGKIQRVM; encoded by the coding sequence ATGACTTCTCTCGATTGGCCGAAAATTGACCGGTGGATTATGGGCGAGTCGTGGGTCGGCTCGCGGCTCAGCGAGTACCTCGTTGAGCTGACCGACGGAATCGGCGCGCGCTGGGCCGGCACGGAGGGCGATATCCGCGCCGCGCACTACATCCGCGCCCTCATGGAGTCCTTTGGGCTGTACGCGCGCCTTGAGGAGTTCGAGCTCGATACCTGGGACCACGGCGCGTGCTCGGCGACTCTCGTTCCTCTCCCGGCTCCGCGGGAGAGGTCGGCGCGGCTCGGAGCGCCGGGTGAGGGCAGCCCCGGCTTTGTCTCCCCCTCGACGGGGGAGATGTCGCCGCCCTGGGCGACAGAGAGGGTGACGCCCCCGGCTTTCGTTCCTTTCCCTCAGGGACCACGATCTGATCGGGGTGGCCCAAAGGGTGAGGGTGTTTCCGAGGTCCCTCAGAGCGTCACCGTCCTCCCCATGCTCAACTGCCCGCCGCTCGACCTCAAGGCCCCGTTGATCGACGTCGGCTTCGGCATGCCGCACGAGCTCGACCCGATCCGGGATAAGCTTCGTGGCGCGGTCGCGGTCATGAACATGGGGCTGGAGCCTTTCAGCACTCCTCGTACGGTGGCGGACCGTATCCTCGACCTCGCCGAGGCGAAGTGCGCGGCGGTGATCGCCGTGGACGGCCGCAGCGGCGGGCGCATCGAGTACGACCGCGCGACGGACAAGCGCCGCGCCGAGCGGGCGGGGCTCATCCTGCCGCACCCGGCGCCGACCATCCAGACGCACAAGGAGGGCGGCATCGCCTTCCGCCGCGCCGCGAGGGCAGGGCAGAGCGTCCACATCAGGGTCGAGAGCCGTTCATTCAAAGCGTCGTGCTGGAACACCGTCGCCGACCTTCGCGGCTCGAAGTGGCCGGACGAGACACTCATCATCAGCGCCCACCACGACACCTACCCCAACTCCCCCGGCGCGGTGGACAACGGCTCCGGCTCGGTCGTCGTCATGGACGTCGCCCGCACCCTCGGCGCGATGCAGCGCGAGCTCGGCATTTCGCCGGGCCGCACCATCCGATTCTGCACCTTCAGCGGCGAAGAGCAAAACCACCAGGGCTCGGCGGCGTACGTGCGCCGCCACTATCCCGCTCCCTCTTCCTTCACCCCCTCGAAGGGGGAGATGTCGCCGCCCGCCCCTCTTGTATCTCCCCCTCAGGGGGAGATGTCGCCGCTTCGGGCGACAGAGAGGGTGTCGTCCGAGACGCCCCCCCGTTTCGTCATCAACCTGGACGAGGTCGCCGCTGGCCCCATCAAGGGCCTCGCGCTCCAGTTCCCGCACCTCCGTCCGCTCATGCAGAAGACGCTGGACGAGCTCGGGGAGGGGCTCAAGGCCCACGTCATGCCGATGCTCGACCACACCAACGACGGCTTCTCGTTCGCCCGCAGCGCCATCCCGTACGCCATCCTGTGGCGCTGGCGCTTCGTCGGCCGCCACCCGGACGCCGACTTCCGCGCCGAGCCGTGGGACACCGCGGACAAAGTGCGTATCCGCGAGCTCAAGGAGTACGGCGCCTACCTTGCGCGCATCCTCCTCCGCCTCTCGCACGTGCCACCGGAGTCGTGGCCCCCCAACCCGGTCACGGTGGCCCAGGTGGAGGCGCAGATCAAGCAGGAGATAGGGAAGATACAGCGGGTGATGTAG